The proteins below come from a single Pandoraea apista genomic window:
- a CDS encoding pyridoxamine 5'-phosphate oxidase family protein, protein MNTTLEAVTLDILGSCRELSLATLMADGNTQSDVVCFVHHGLDIYFATGRDSRKIANIERNAQVSFCLFKHYTEWPEIKALSGHAFAEILPDESAERSLAIRLLDARFPNAWTRVPEHGSSRTTVVKLESWAIKVLDYSRGFGHMDIVSIPSKRHCG, encoded by the coding sequence ATGAACACAACGCTGGAAGCCGTCACGCTCGACATTCTCGGCAGTTGCAGAGAACTATCGCTCGCCACGCTGATGGCAGACGGGAACACGCAGTCGGATGTCGTTTGCTTTGTTCATCATGGACTCGACATCTATTTCGCCACCGGACGCGATAGCCGCAAGATTGCGAATATCGAACGCAACGCTCAGGTGTCCTTCTGCCTGTTCAAGCATTACACGGAATGGCCGGAAATCAAGGCCCTGTCGGGGCATGCGTTCGCGGAAATCCTGCCGGACGAATCCGCCGAGCGGTCGCTGGCAATCCGCTTGCTCGACGCGCGCTTCCCCAACGCGTGGACACGGGTTCCGGAGCATGGATCGAGCAGAACGACCGTTGTAAAGCTGGAGTCGTGGGCCATCAAGGTGCTGGATTACAGCCGAGGGTTCGGACATATGGACATCGTCTCTATCCCGTCGAAACGCCACTGTGGATAG
- a CDS encoding porin, with the protein MSHTPICVRTGAHLRPLQPVRITLTSLAAGALLTVGCNAAQADVQLYGAVDNYVSYDSGGKGSSTQVGSGAGSTSRFGLTGTEDLGGGLTSGFRLESGFNANNGTLQSTNTIFNREANVWLSSHRYGMLKLGRQFPTIFPLSSQVDPYALTKLSLMANVAYATSDLGGNAAGIDSRVANAVSYTTPDMNGFSGQVLYGFSTASASGAPAHYTGYLAQYEGQRLYAGLSYNVVRSDLSQATDHYGAGLSYRIGSTTLSLAYNRIVPSIVTGRIATTYLVGATVPVGPHVFKLSVVERLVAGGGNQAFGALGGYDYQLSKRTALYARMAWIDNGGASALTLDNAQTSAGRDVFVTALGVTHRF; encoded by the coding sequence ATGAGCCACACCCCCATCTGCGTTCGCACAGGCGCCCATCTTCGCCCCTTGCAGCCCGTACGCATCACCCTGACCAGCCTTGCCGCCGGCGCGTTACTGACCGTGGGCTGCAATGCCGCACAGGCCGACGTGCAACTGTATGGCGCCGTCGACAACTATGTCAGCTACGACTCGGGGGGCAAGGGCAGTTCGACACAGGTGGGCAGCGGTGCGGGTTCGACCTCGCGTTTTGGCCTGACAGGTACGGAGGATCTGGGTGGGGGGCTAACGTCCGGGTTCCGGCTGGAATCGGGCTTCAACGCCAACAATGGCACGCTCCAGTCGACCAACACGATCTTCAATCGGGAAGCCAACGTGTGGCTGAGTTCGCATCGCTACGGCATGCTCAAACTCGGCCGTCAGTTCCCAACGATCTTCCCGCTTTCGTCGCAGGTCGATCCGTACGCCCTGACCAAGCTGTCGTTGATGGCCAATGTGGCCTATGCCACATCGGATCTGGGCGGTAACGCTGCGGGGATCGACTCGCGCGTGGCCAACGCCGTGAGCTACACCACGCCGGACATGAACGGTTTCTCCGGGCAGGTGTTGTACGGCTTTAGCACGGCGAGCGCCAGCGGTGCGCCGGCGCATTACACCGGCTACCTCGCGCAATACGAGGGCCAACGCCTGTATGCCGGCCTGTCGTACAACGTGGTGCGCAGCGACTTGTCTCAGGCCACCGACCACTATGGCGCGGGCCTGTCGTACAGGATCGGCAGCACCACGCTGTCGCTAGCGTACAACCGCATCGTGCCCAGCATCGTGACGGGGCGTATTGCCACCACGTATCTGGTCGGCGCGACCGTTCCCGTCGGTCCTCACGTGTTCAAGCTGTCGGTCGTCGAGCGCCTTGTGGCTGGCGGCGGCAACCAGGCGTTCGGCGCGTTGGGCGGCTACGACTACCAGTTGTCCAAGCGCACGGCGCTTTACGCGCGCATGGCCTGGATCGACAACGGCGGAGCGTCGGCGCTCACGCTCGATAACGCGCAAACCAGCGCTGGGCGCGACGTATTCGTGACGGCGTTGGGCGTGACGCACCGCTTCTGA
- a CDS encoding MFS transporter → MTTRTDTTAAQAAQATPGTASARPASLTKKIVAITVGNGLEFFDFAIYTYFATVLGKLFFPAASPFTQLLLSLATFGVGFVVRPLGGIVIGSYADRCGRKAAMTLTLWLMAAGSAVFVVVPTYAQIGMAAPLLLIVGRLVQGFAVGGEVGASTSMLLEYANANNRGLFASWQLFSQAFSTLLGSLVGLVLTASLSHDQLLAWGWRVPFLIGLALIPLGTYIRKHLDETHDVEPSRRGARSPVAQVLGEHRRALVLGILMTAGATSSNYISLHYLTNYGVGVLKLSLSSGLWASFVAGGLQMGLAAVAGIASDRWGRKPVVTIARVILLVSIVPAFAWLTAAPDTGRLLVVAAVLTIPTVFISVTTVTMITEVFPRHIRATGLAIVYGVGVSVFGGFAQFIATWLIAATGSKLAPAGYVIVISLISLVAALKSREMSRVMLD, encoded by the coding sequence ATGACGACGCGCACCGACACCACGGCAGCTCAGGCCGCACAGGCCACGCCGGGCACCGCGAGCGCGCGCCCGGCATCGCTCACGAAGAAGATCGTAGCGATCACCGTCGGCAACGGACTGGAATTCTTCGATTTCGCGATCTACACGTACTTCGCGACCGTGCTGGGCAAACTGTTCTTCCCGGCGGCTTCACCGTTCACGCAGTTGCTGCTGTCGCTGGCGACATTCGGTGTGGGCTTCGTGGTGCGTCCGCTGGGCGGTATCGTGATCGGCAGTTATGCCGACCGCTGTGGCCGCAAGGCCGCCATGACGCTGACGTTGTGGCTGATGGCCGCAGGCTCGGCCGTGTTCGTCGTGGTGCCGACATATGCGCAGATCGGCATGGCCGCACCGCTGCTGCTGATTGTCGGCCGTCTGGTGCAGGGGTTCGCGGTGGGTGGAGAAGTGGGGGCGTCGACGTCGATGCTCCTCGAATACGCCAATGCCAATAACCGCGGCCTGTTCGCGAGCTGGCAGTTGTTCAGTCAGGCGTTTTCGACGCTGCTTGGCTCACTCGTGGGCCTGGTGCTGACCGCCTCGCTTTCACACGATCAGTTGCTTGCGTGGGGCTGGCGCGTGCCGTTCCTGATCGGCCTGGCGCTGATTCCGCTTGGCACGTACATCCGCAAGCATCTGGACGAAACGCACGACGTCGAGCCGTCCAGACGCGGCGCGCGCAGTCCGGTGGCACAGGTGCTGGGAGAGCATCGCCGCGCGCTGGTGCTGGGTATTCTCATGACGGCTGGCGCGACCTCGTCGAACTACATCTCGCTGCACTACCTGACCAACTACGGCGTGGGGGTGCTCAAGCTGTCGCTGTCGAGCGGGCTGTGGGCGTCGTTCGTGGCGGGCGGATTGCAGATGGGGCTGGCGGCAGTGGCCGGAATCGCGAGTGACCGCTGGGGGCGCAAGCCCGTGGTAACGATCGCACGCGTGATCCTGCTCGTATCGATCGTGCCTGCATTTGCATGGCTCACGGCGGCACCCGACACCGGGCGTTTGCTGGTGGTGGCCGCCGTGCTGACGATCCCGACCGTGTTCATCTCGGTCACGACTGTCACGATGATTACCGAGGTGTTCCCGCGGCACATCCGGGCAACGGGCCTGGCGATCGTCTACGGGGTGGGGGTGTCGGTGTTCGGTGGGTTCGCGCAGTTCATCGCGACGTGGCTGATCGCCGCGACCGGCTCCAAGTTGGCTCCGGCGGGTTACGTGATCGTCATCAGCCTGATTTCGCTCGTGGCGGCACTCAAGAGCCGGGAAATGTCGCGTGTGATGCTGGACTGA
- a CDS encoding NRAMP family divalent metal transporter translates to MGLELRGERSSGVLQALRKRLRDHPLARVGPGLITGVADDDPSGVVTYAQAGAQYGFNMLWTMPLAFPLMAAMQLLCARIGRVTGKGLAANIGTAFPPVVLRTVIVLLLIANTLNIAADLAAMGEVAELISGANRHWMTIAFAIGTLVLQVFVPYHRYVVFLKWLTLSLLAYAAVLLTVQVPWRLVALRTVWPQFTIDATSAAVVVGVFGTTISPYLFFWQTSEEVEELERTPGAVALIDDQTAAGGELRRISWDTWTGMFYSDITAYFVMLATAVTLHAAGIHNIETAAQAADTLRPLAGNLAYVLFSLGIVSVGLIGVPVLAGSGAYALSEAMHWREGLERPPGSALGFYGIIGLSMLAATAIQYSSINPMKALFWSAVINGVVAVPLMAVVLLLATRKSVMGRFTASWPMLALGWVATGVMGAAAVVMLLAS, encoded by the coding sequence ATGGGGCTTGAACTGCGCGGCGAACGCTCGTCAGGTGTCCTTCAGGCGCTGCGCAAGCGCTTGCGCGATCACCCGCTCGCGCGCGTCGGTCCGGGACTGATTACCGGCGTTGCCGATGACGACCCTAGCGGCGTAGTCACCTATGCCCAAGCGGGCGCGCAGTACGGCTTCAACATGCTCTGGACAATGCCGCTGGCATTTCCGTTGATGGCCGCCATGCAACTGCTTTGTGCCCGCATCGGCAGAGTTACGGGAAAAGGGCTTGCGGCAAATATCGGCACCGCGTTTCCTCCCGTCGTGCTGCGGACTGTGATTGTATTGCTGCTCATAGCGAATACGCTCAACATCGCGGCGGATCTGGCGGCTATGGGTGAGGTTGCCGAGCTGATCAGCGGCGCCAATCGTCATTGGATGACCATCGCATTTGCGATCGGTACGCTCGTCTTGCAAGTGTTTGTTCCGTATCACCGGTATGTCGTGTTCCTGAAGTGGCTAACCCTATCCTTGCTTGCCTACGCCGCCGTGCTATTGACGGTGCAGGTGCCCTGGCGGCTGGTGGCGCTGCGAACCGTGTGGCCCCAGTTCACTATCGACGCCACCAGTGCTGCTGTCGTGGTCGGGGTATTCGGCACGACCATCAGCCCCTACCTCTTCTTCTGGCAAACCTCGGAGGAGGTCGAGGAACTGGAGAGAACACCCGGCGCAGTTGCGTTAATCGACGATCAGACCGCCGCAGGGGGCGAACTGAGGCGAATTAGCTGGGACACCTGGACGGGCATGTTCTATTCGGACATTACGGCTTACTTTGTCATGCTCGCGACCGCCGTCACCCTCCATGCAGCGGGAATTCACAATATCGAGACGGCAGCTCAGGCGGCCGACACGTTGCGGCCGCTGGCCGGCAATCTGGCCTACGTGCTGTTCAGCCTCGGTATCGTGAGCGTTGGATTGATCGGCGTGCCCGTACTGGCAGGGTCGGGGGCGTATGCGCTCTCCGAGGCAATGCACTGGAGAGAGGGGCTCGAGCGCCCGCCGGGCAGCGCGCTCGGCTTTTACGGGATCATCGGGCTCAGTATGTTGGCCGCCACCGCCATTCAGTATTCCTCGATCAATCCGATGAAGGCCCTGTTCTGGAGCGCTGTCATCAATGGCGTGGTGGCGGTTCCCTTGATGGCGGTGGTACTGCTGCTGGCGACGCGCAAGTCAGTGATGGGGCGTTTCACCGCGAGTTGGCCAATGCTTGCGCTTGGGTGGGTCGCCACCGGCGTAATGGGTGCAGCCGCCGTCGTTATGCTGCTGGCAAGCTAA
- a CDS encoding BON domain-containing protein has protein sequence MDELARDANIHANEIGVEVRDGIVTLSGDVTSFLEKCEAERVAARVAGARAIVVSLEVLPALKDRQTDTDIARAALAMLRWHAGLPADGMHVKVENGWVTIEGNVESYAQRVLAENSVRTLRGVRGVINDIKVQDSPRRSEVVGQIAAALSRQAMREAHHIEISLLGNGEVLLTGKVHSLAEKEAVRGAAMTTHGVSAVVDQITVE, from the coding sequence ATGGACGAACTCGCGCGCGACGCCAACATTCACGCCAATGAGATTGGCGTGGAAGTGCGTGACGGCATCGTCACCCTATCTGGCGACGTGACGAGCTTTCTAGAAAAGTGCGAGGCGGAGCGCGTCGCGGCGCGTGTTGCCGGCGCACGTGCAATCGTTGTTTCGCTGGAGGTTCTCCCGGCATTGAAGGACCGACAGACAGACACCGATATCGCGAGAGCTGCGCTCGCCATGCTGCGCTGGCACGCGGGGCTGCCGGCTGACGGTATGCACGTCAAGGTGGAAAACGGCTGGGTCACGATCGAGGGCAACGTCGAATCCTATGCACAGCGAGTGCTCGCCGAAAACTCGGTTCGCACGTTGCGTGGGGTGAGGGGGGTGATCAACGACATCAAGGTTCAGGACAGTCCTCGTCGCTCAGAAGTCGTTGGGCAAATTGCCGCAGCGCTTTCGCGTCAGGCGATGCGTGAAGCCCACCACATCGAGATTTCCCTGTTGGGCAATGGCGAAGTGCTTCTGACCGGCAAAGTCCATTCGCTGGCCGAAAAAGAAGCCGTCAGGGGCGCGGCCATGACCACGCACGGCGTATCTGCGGTGGTGGACCAGATAACGGTCGAGTGA
- a CDS encoding M20 aminoacylase family protein encodes MPHDITEYAFPAVIEADIPADILEHDASMRALRHQIHAYPELAYEEFQTSDLVAGKLTEWGYTVTRGIGGTGLVGTLKVGDNPRSVGIRADMDALPIQEATGKAYASQHAGKMHACGHDGHTATLLAAARHLAKTRNFDGTLHLIFQPAEEGLAGAKKMIEDGLFERFPCDAVFAYHNMPGFPVGKIGFRPGPAMASSDTVIIRVHGRGGHGSMPNDSVDPVLAASHIVVALQSIVSRNVDPRRMAVVTVGAIHGGDAPNVIPDSVELRLSVRAHTPKVREQLRDRIIELVNAQATVFGARAEIDYRWRYPALINDADMTEFARQVALDWLGPQGLMEDFEPLTGSEDFSFMLEKCAGSYLIIGNGEGAGGCMVHNPHYDFNDALLPIGATYWTRLVERFLTPEHNA; translated from the coding sequence ATGCCCCACGACATCACTGAGTACGCCTTTCCGGCGGTGATCGAGGCCGACATTCCGGCCGACATTCTCGAACACGACGCCAGCATGCGCGCGCTCCGTCATCAGATTCACGCGTATCCGGAACTGGCTTACGAAGAATTCCAGACGAGCGACCTGGTGGCCGGCAAGCTCACGGAATGGGGCTACACCGTTACGCGCGGCATTGGGGGCACCGGTCTGGTCGGCACCCTCAAGGTGGGCGACAACCCGCGCAGCGTAGGCATTCGCGCCGACATGGACGCACTGCCGATTCAGGAGGCCACCGGTAAAGCCTACGCGAGCCAGCATGCGGGCAAGATGCACGCCTGTGGCCATGACGGCCACACCGCCACATTGCTGGCGGCGGCCCGCCATCTGGCGAAGACGCGCAACTTCGACGGCACCCTGCATCTGATTTTCCAGCCGGCCGAGGAAGGGCTGGCCGGCGCGAAGAAGATGATCGAAGACGGTCTATTCGAGCGCTTCCCGTGCGACGCCGTGTTCGCATATCACAACATGCCCGGCTTCCCGGTCGGCAAGATCGGGTTCCGCCCCGGTCCCGCGATGGCATCGTCGGACACCGTGATTATTCGGGTACACGGCCGTGGCGGACACGGTTCGATGCCGAACGACAGCGTCGATCCGGTGCTGGCGGCATCGCACATCGTGGTGGCGCTGCAATCGATCGTGTCGCGCAACGTTGATCCGCGCCGTATGGCGGTGGTCACCGTCGGCGCGATTCACGGCGGCGATGCGCCCAACGTGATTCCGGACAGCGTCGAACTTCGCCTGTCCGTGCGCGCGCACACACCGAAAGTGCGCGAGCAGTTGCGAGATCGCATCATCGAGTTGGTGAACGCGCAAGCCACCGTGTTCGGTGCCCGGGCCGAAATCGACTATCGCTGGCGCTATCCGGCGCTGATCAACGACGCCGACATGACTGAATTCGCGCGTCAGGTGGCGCTGGACTGGCTGGGCCCGCAAGGTTTGATGGAGGACTTCGAGCCGCTCACCGGCAGCGAAGACTTTTCGTTCATGCTGGAGAAGTGCGCAGGCAGCTACCTGATTATCGGTAATGGAGAAGGCGCAGGCGGCTGCATGGTGCACAACCCGCACTACGATTTCAACGACGCGTTGCTGCCGATCGGCGCGACGTACTGGACACGTCTGGTCGAGCGTTTCCTGACCCCGGAGCACAACGCATGA
- a CDS encoding LysR family transcriptional regulator, whose protein sequence is MSSDLKLHQLECLVAVADHGSVRAAAGRLGRSPTAVSKALRELEQSMDVVLMERRADGVGLTPSGTSLLSHARLILGQLRRASEDVAQAAAKRGGTIRMSVTPWLMHGVIPAVVRAFREQRPDVQLDIAEHLGGDYPAVRNGHLDFAFGPSPDVGQERALEIRPIYTYSFAVVCRPGHPAAGARTIADLRGYDWLLSRSMERTAQAIRALLEDQHDEAAQRCHFARSVNAALAIVRSTDMLTAVPWPLIETPDMRDRFVALDFDAITDESTTCLITRRYEPLQGAALAFLETFWRVARELASSSDGPTRRIFSMVEPAYR, encoded by the coding sequence ATGTCGTCCGATCTGAAGCTCCATCAACTCGAATGTCTCGTCGCCGTGGCCGATCATGGCAGCGTGCGCGCCGCTGCGGGCCGGCTCGGCCGGTCACCCACCGCAGTCAGCAAGGCGTTGCGGGAACTGGAGCAATCGATGGATGTGGTGCTGATGGAGCGTCGGGCAGACGGTGTGGGACTCACACCTTCCGGCACCTCCCTGCTCTCTCACGCCCGGCTGATCCTCGGACAACTGCGACGGGCAAGCGAAGATGTAGCGCAAGCGGCCGCCAAGCGCGGCGGCACGATCCGCATGTCTGTCACCCCATGGTTGATGCATGGGGTGATTCCGGCTGTCGTACGAGCCTTTCGGGAGCAACGGCCGGACGTGCAGTTGGATATCGCCGAGCATCTGGGCGGCGACTACCCCGCCGTACGTAACGGGCATCTGGACTTCGCGTTCGGCCCCAGCCCTGACGTGGGGCAGGAGCGCGCACTGGAGATCCGGCCGATCTACACCTATTCGTTCGCGGTGGTCTGTCGCCCGGGACATCCGGCGGCGGGCGCTCGCACGATCGCCGATCTGCGCGGTTATGACTGGCTGCTAAGCCGCTCGATGGAACGCACGGCGCAAGCCATTCGGGCATTGCTGGAAGACCAGCACGACGAGGCCGCGCAGCGTTGTCACTTCGCCCGGTCTGTGAATGCTGCCCTGGCGATCGTGCGTTCGACGGATATGCTGACGGCGGTGCCCTGGCCGTTGATCGAGACCCCGGACATGCGTGACCGCTTCGTCGCGCTCGATTTCGATGCGATCACCGACGAAAGCACGACCTGCCTGATCACTCGCCGGTATGAGCCGCTGCAAGGCGCGGCGCTGGCGTTTCTGGAGACGTTCTGGCGCGTTGCCCGGGAACTGGCGTCCTCCTCGGACGGCCCGACCCGTCGTATCTTCAGCATGGTGGAACCGGCTTATCGCTGA
- a CDS encoding universal stress protein gives MSLRRICVHVDDTATSAARLRFSGLLARQHDASLAGIYLPHRPGAVHSGQPESSGTRYQTEGHSQAARQSAEHLFKEVCAEHDISGDWHSPFGAPTTILSNFSKGTDLCIVGQPDAPGGVAALGVDGLGDIIVSAGTPILGLPHNVTFPREIRRIVVAWNGSREARRAIGDAWQLLGRAQDIFVVGINRSPAGDDPSLADIVRLMEAHGLRAKAVSVRQDTEASDGVQLLATVEAHEADLLVMGAYGHGPTRERVFGGATRTVLKHMSTPVLFSH, from the coding sequence ATGAGCCTGCGGAGAATTTGTGTCCATGTGGACGATACTGCGACGAGTGCCGCGCGTTTGCGATTCAGTGGACTGCTCGCCCGTCAACACGACGCCAGCCTCGCTGGCATCTATCTGCCTCATCGGCCGGGTGCCGTGCATTCCGGACAACCCGAATCGTCCGGGACTCGCTATCAGACGGAGGGGCACTCTCAGGCCGCCCGGCAATCGGCGGAGCATCTATTCAAGGAGGTTTGCGCCGAACACGATATCAGCGGCGACTGGCACTCTCCGTTCGGCGCTCCGACCACCATTTTGTCGAATTTCTCGAAAGGCACAGACCTTTGCATCGTCGGCCAGCCCGATGCTCCGGGGGGCGTCGCGGCGCTAGGCGTTGATGGGCTCGGGGACATCATTGTCTCGGCTGGCACGCCGATACTGGGCCTGCCTCACAACGTGACGTTTCCCCGCGAGATTCGACGCATCGTGGTCGCCTGGAACGGCTCGCGAGAGGCGCGTCGCGCCATCGGCGACGCGTGGCAACTGCTGGGTCGAGCCCAGGATATTTTCGTCGTGGGCATCAACCGTTCGCCCGCTGGCGACGACCCATCGCTTGCCGACATCGTGCGCCTGATGGAAGCACACGGGTTGCGCGCGAAGGCCGTCTCGGTGAGGCAAGATACCGAAGCAAGCGATGGCGTTCAGTTGCTCGCCACCGTCGAGGCGCACGAGGCCGACTTGTTGGTCATGGGCGCCTATGGTCACGGGCCGACGCGCGAGCGGGTATTCGGTGGGGCAACGCGTACGGTACTCAAACATATGTCGACCCCCGTGCTGTTTTCCCACTAA